In Halogeometricum sp. S1BR25-6, a single genomic region encodes these proteins:
- a CDS encoding inorganic diphosphatase, whose translation MTNLWEDIETGPDAPDVVYAVVECLKGERNKYEYDKDIPGVVLDRVLHSNVHYPSDYGFMPRTYYDDEDPFDVLVLVEDQTFPGCIIEARPVALMGMDDDGEKDDKVIAVPTEDPRYDDVQDLEDLTEQQKREIAEFFETYKNLEKGKEVETLGWEDADAAKDAIEHAMDLYEENFA comes from the coding sequence ATGACTAACCTCTGGGAAGACATCGAGACTGGTCCCGACGCGCCGGACGTGGTGTACGCCGTCGTGGAGTGTCTGAAGGGCGAACGCAACAAGTACGAGTACGACAAGGACATCCCCGGCGTGGTCCTCGACCGCGTCCTCCACTCCAACGTCCACTACCCCTCCGACTACGGCTTCATGCCGCGGACGTACTACGACGACGAGGACCCGTTCGACGTCCTCGTCCTCGTCGAGGACCAGACGTTCCCGGGGTGCATCATCGAGGCCCGCCCCGTCGCCCTGATGGGCATGGACGACGACGGCGAGAAGGACGACAAGGTCATCGCCGTCCCCACCGAGGACCCCCGCTACGACGACGTGCAGGACCTTGAGGACCTCACCGAACAGCAGAAACGCGAGATAGCCGAGTTCTTCGAGACGTACAAGAACCTCGAGAAGGGCAAGGAAGTCGAGACGCTGGGCTGGGAGGACGCCGACGCCGCGAAGGACGCCATCGAACACGCGATGGACCTCTACGAAGAGAACTTCGCGTAA
- a CDS encoding metal-dependent hydrolase, whose translation MVTVVADGVHVLLAVSLVVAVLRTRRAEPYLVAILAASVPDLDKYLFTPFVYAGYLSGPLWTHRGITHSLLALLLFVGVAHRVGHWRAAVIGYGSHLVADYLTGGIRLFAPFTVRLHGLYYDWMLGNVVAGSFAVVVTVVGLAAMLRLGADADGDGGAGTGTGTGTDAGAGALTADDPFGRFSRWWFR comes from the coding sequence GTGGTGACCGTGGTCGCCGACGGCGTTCACGTCTTGCTCGCCGTCTCCCTCGTCGTCGCGGTGCTGCGCACCCGGCGGGCGGAGCCCTACCTGGTCGCCATCCTGGCCGCCAGCGTCCCCGACCTGGACAAGTACCTGTTCACGCCGTTCGTCTACGCCGGCTACCTGTCGGGTCCCCTCTGGACGCACCGCGGCATCACGCACTCGCTTCTCGCCCTCCTCCTGTTCGTCGGCGTCGCCCACCGCGTCGGCCACTGGCGGGCGGCGGTCATCGGCTACGGCTCCCACCTCGTCGCCGACTACCTCACCGGCGGCATCCGCCTGTTCGCCCCGTTCACCGTGCGGCTTCACGGCCTCTACTACGACTGGATGCTCGGCAACGTCGTCGCCGGGTCGTTCGCGGTGGTCGTCACGGTCGTCGGGTTGGCCGCCATGCTCCGACTCGGCGCGGACGCGGACGGCGACGGCGGCGCTGGCACCGGGACCGGTACCGGCACCGACGCCGGCGCGGGTGCCCTAACCGCCGACGACCCGTTCGGCCGGTTCTCGCGGTGGTGGTTCCGGTGA
- a CDS encoding protein translocase SEC61 complex subunit gamma, whose translation MDVKYDLNSYVRVLKLASTPSWQEFSQIGLIAGAGIFLVGFMGFVIFALMTFLPGGA comes from the coding sequence ATGGACGTCAAGTACGACCTGAACAGTTACGTGCGGGTGCTGAAGCTGGCGAGCACCCCCTCGTGGCAGGAGTTCTCTCAGATCGGTCTCATCGCCGGTGCCGGCATCTTCCTCGTCGGCTTCATGGGCTTCGTTATCTTCGCGCTGATGACCTTCCTCCCCGGGGGTGCGTAG
- a CDS encoding PHP-associated domain-containing protein, with amino-acid sequence MHVKVLDERVASRAKARGIDVLVYAPHFTRLPDIRARAEAFTDDELLVVPGREVFTGTWRRRRHLLAVGLSDPVPDFITLNAALTAFDRQGAAVLVPHPGFLNVSFGREDVRAHADEIHAVETHNGKLFPRQNRLGRELAAEFDVPGFGSSYAHLRGSVGEVWTAFEGSVDSEAELVAALRTGAPRRVFHRSGVGHRLRSAAEFAHLGVENSWGKVDRLLFSGTEPTHPDHAAYEGKFDDVRAY; translated from the coding sequence ATGCACGTGAAGGTGTTGGACGAGCGCGTCGCATCCCGAGCGAAAGCCCGCGGCATCGACGTGCTGGTGTACGCGCCGCACTTCACGCGCCTCCCCGACATCCGGGCGAGGGCCGAGGCGTTCACCGACGACGAACTGCTGGTCGTCCCCGGCCGCGAAGTGTTCACCGGCACGTGGCGGCGTCGCCGACACCTCCTCGCGGTCGGTCTCTCCGACCCGGTACCGGACTTCATCACGCTCAACGCCGCCCTCACCGCGTTCGACCGACAGGGCGCCGCCGTCCTCGTCCCTCACCCCGGCTTTCTCAACGTCAGCTTCGGCCGCGAGGACGTCCGCGCGCACGCCGACGAGATTCACGCCGTGGAGACGCACAACGGGAAACTGTTCCCCCGGCAGAACCGCCTCGGCCGCGAACTCGCCGCCGAGTTCGACGTGCCCGGATTCGGGTCGTCGTACGCGCACCTCCGCGGAAGCGTCGGCGAGGTGTGGACGGCGTTCGAGGGGAGCGTCGACTCCGAGGCGGAACTGGTCGCCGCCCTCAGAACCGGCGCTCCCCGGCGCGTGTTCCACCGCTCGGGCGTCGGCCACCGCCTGCGCTCGGCGGCGGAGTTCGCTCACCTCGGCGTCGAGAACTCGTGGGGGAAGGTGGACCGACTGCTCTTTTCGGGGACGGAGCCGACCCATCCCGACCACGCCGCCTACGAGGGGAAGTTCGACGACGTGCGCGCGTACTGA
- the rnhA gene encoding ribonuclease HI: MPTADCDPDEARRRLEEAGVDVEEGNTEYERWRAARGEANAVAYDDKVVVQGARPTDLLAILRESGGRAHVYFDGASRGNPGPAAVGWAIVTSEGIVGEGSETIGETTNNRAEYEALIRALEAAAEFGFDEVDARGDSELIVKQVRGEYDANSPELRERRVRVRELLERFDRWTLEHVPREINDRADSLANEALDHA, encoded by the coding sequence ATGCCGACAGCAGACTGCGACCCCGACGAGGCCCGGCGGCGGTTGGAGGAGGCCGGGGTCGACGTCGAGGAGGGGAACACGGAGTACGAACGCTGGCGCGCCGCCCGCGGCGAGGCCAACGCCGTCGCCTACGACGACAAGGTGGTCGTACAGGGCGCGCGTCCGACCGACCTCCTCGCGATTCTCAGAGAGTCCGGCGGCCGGGCGCACGTCTACTTTGACGGGGCGAGTCGGGGCAACCCCGGTCCGGCGGCGGTCGGGTGGGCAATCGTCACCTCCGAGGGCATCGTCGGCGAGGGTTCCGAGACCATCGGCGAGACGACGAACAACCGCGCGGAGTACGAGGCGCTCATCCGGGCGCTGGAGGCCGCCGCGGAGTTCGGCTTCGACGAGGTGGACGCCCGCGGCGACTCCGAACTCATCGTCAAGCAGGTCCGCGGGGAGTACGACGCGAACAGCCCCGAACTCCGGGAGCGCCGCGTCCGCGTCCGCGAACTGCTCGAACGGTTCGACCGCTGGACGCTCGAACATGTCCCGAGGGAGATAAACGACCGCGCCGACTCCCTAGCGAACGAGGCGCTCGACCATGCCTGA
- a CDS encoding endonuclease V — protein sequence MRPVNPEFLPDPALSRGEMEDLQFEVADAADWTDAFDFDPADVSLGTEASLTGERPLVAGVDQAFLDEEAVSAIVVMRGGEVVERVHAVTDLDIPYVPGLLSFREGGPIVAAFEELDSDPDLVVFDGSGRIHFRQAGLATHLGVVFDVPSVGVAKNLLCGRTAEEADGRPEGWRTEVVADSSVENAEAGDSIGHAYQSRQYDSEPIINPLYVSPGHRVSVSTAADLVAGLCGGYKLPEPTREADAYADEAKDEYV from the coding sequence GTGCGCCCGGTCAACCCCGAGTTCCTCCCCGACCCGGCGCTCTCTCGCGGGGAGATGGAGGACCTCCAGTTCGAGGTGGCCGACGCCGCCGACTGGACGGACGCGTTCGACTTCGACCCCGCGGACGTCTCGCTCGGCACCGAGGCGTCACTGACGGGCGAGCGACCCCTCGTCGCCGGCGTCGACCAGGCGTTCCTCGACGAGGAGGCGGTGAGCGCAATCGTCGTCATGCGCGGCGGAGAGGTGGTCGAGCGCGTCCACGCGGTGACCGACCTCGATATCCCCTACGTTCCGGGCCTGCTGTCGTTCCGCGAGGGCGGCCCCATCGTCGCCGCCTTCGAGGAACTCGACTCCGACCCGGACCTCGTCGTCTTCGACGGCAGCGGTCGCATCCACTTCCGGCAGGCGGGCCTCGCCACGCACCTCGGCGTCGTCTTCGACGTGCCGAGCGTCGGCGTGGCGAAGAATCTGCTGTGCGGGCGCACGGCCGAGGAGGCGGACGGCCGACCCGAGGGCTGGCGCACCGAGGTAGTCGCCGATAGCTCCGTCGAGAACGCCGAGGCCGGCGACTCTATCGGCCACGCCTACCAGTCCAGACAGTACGACTCCGAGCCGATAATCAACCCGCTGTACGTCAGCCCCGGCCACCGCGTGTCGGTGTCGACGGCGGCGGACCTCGTCGCCGGTCTCTGCGGGGGCTACAAACTTCCCGAACCGACCCGCGAGGCCGACGCCTACGCCGACGAGGCGAAAGACGAGTACGTCTAA
- a CDS encoding DUF7565 family protein, giving the protein MSLWKCGVAGCDGRFETAADAVIHQTVEHDRHECKICGTVVPEGYFAIRHAFEEHSRAEFVRAYDANSSHVRERERVKAEIESETDLTSVVETLEERGAL; this is encoded by the coding sequence ATGTCCCTGTGGAAGTGCGGCGTCGCCGGGTGCGACGGGCGGTTCGAGACGGCGGCGGACGCGGTCATCCACCAGACGGTCGAACACGACCGACACGAGTGCAAGATATGCGGAACCGTCGTCCCCGAGGGCTACTTCGCCATCCGCCACGCCTTCGAGGAGCACTCGCGCGCGGAGTTCGTCCGCGCCTACGACGCGAACTCCTCGCACGTCCGCGAACGGGAGCGGGTGAAAGCCGAAATCGAGTCGGAGACGGACCTCACGTCGGTCGTCGAGACGCTCGAAGAACGGGGCGCGCTCTGA
- a CDS encoding CinA family protein, with protein sequence MREFADDPPVEERLGDALRDADETLAVAESCTGGLVGSLITDVPGSSDYFDRSVVTYSYDAKLAELAVSRESLDGHGAVSDPVAREMAAGVRDTAGTDWGVATTGVAGPGGGTDEKPVGTVYVGVAYRGEWGSGDSYTTAARHEFGGDRLDVKERFARAALKTVETAVRSRR encoded by the coding sequence ATGCGCGAGTTCGCGGACGACCCGCCCGTGGAAGAACGCCTCGGCGACGCCCTCCGGGACGCCGACGAGACGCTGGCCGTCGCGGAGTCCTGCACCGGCGGCCTCGTCGGTTCTCTGATAACGGACGTGCCGGGGTCGTCGGACTACTTCGACCGCTCTGTCGTCACCTACTCCTACGATGCGAAACTGGCCGAACTGGCCGTCTCGCGGGAGTCGCTGGACGGACACGGCGCCGTCTCCGACCCCGTCGCCCGCGAGATGGCCGCCGGCGTCCGCGACACCGCCGGCACCGACTGGGGCGTGGCGACGACGGGCGTCGCCGGCCCCGGCGGCGGCACCGACGAGAAACCAGTCGGGACGGTGTACGTCGGCGTCGCCTACCGCGGCGAGTGGGGCAGCGGCGACTCCTACACGACGGCGGCGAGACACGAGTTCGGCGGCGACCGATTGGACGTAAAAGAGCGATTCGCCCGCGCCGCCCTGAAGACGGTGGAGACGGCGGTTCGGTCGCGGCGCTGA
- a CDS encoding rhomboid family intramembrane serine protease translates to MATCDECGKHENLPYQCRRCGRTFCAEHRLPENHECPGLSEWDDPSGVFDSGFDDSVNQQGRTKGALDRLTGTGGPMSYFRGNMSYVFLGVMWITFAFQFFIFPVLGFGPRTELWQTVFVLRPGRIGYVWTWFTSMFAHGGFTHIAFNSIALYFFGPVVERYINTRRFVLLFFAAGILAGLAQVASTLLTVGAVGAGVVGASGAIMGVLGVLTVLNPGLRVYLYFVIPMPLWVLTFGFAAFSIVAGFGVSGGVGALGGNVAHLAHLAGLVVGLLYGARVKQQVRTPESLQFGRGGGGGGGMGGPGRF, encoded by the coding sequence ATGGCTACGTGCGACGAGTGCGGGAAGCACGAGAACCTCCCGTATCAGTGTCGGCGCTGCGGGCGGACGTTCTGCGCGGAACATCGGCTCCCGGAGAACCACGAGTGCCCGGGTCTCTCGGAGTGGGACGACCCCTCGGGCGTGTTCGACAGCGGCTTCGACGATTCGGTGAATCAACAGGGCCGCACGAAGGGGGCGCTCGACCGCCTCACCGGGACGGGCGGTCCGATGAGCTACTTCCGGGGGAACATGTCCTACGTGTTCCTCGGCGTCATGTGGATCACCTTCGCCTTCCAGTTTTTCATCTTCCCGGTGCTCGGCTTCGGCCCGCGGACCGAACTCTGGCAGACCGTGTTCGTCCTCCGACCGGGGCGCATCGGCTACGTCTGGACGTGGTTCACGTCGATGTTCGCCCACGGCGGCTTCACGCACATCGCGTTCAACAGCATCGCGCTGTACTTCTTCGGCCCGGTGGTCGAACGCTACATCAACACCAGACGGTTCGTCCTCCTGTTCTTCGCCGCGGGCATCCTCGCGGGCCTCGCGCAGGTGGCGAGCACGCTCCTGACCGTCGGCGCGGTGGGCGCGGGCGTCGTCGGCGCCTCGGGCGCCATCATGGGCGTCCTCGGCGTACTCACGGTGCTGAATCCGGGGCTCCGGGTGTACCTCTACTTCGTCATCCCGATGCCGCTGTGGGTCCTGACGTTCGGCTTCGCCGCGTTCAGCATCGTCGCCGGGTTCGGCGTCTCCGGCGGCGTCGGCGCCCTCGGCGGCAACGTCGCCCACCTCGCCCACCTCGCGGGACTGGTGGTCGGGTTGCTCTACGGCGCGCGCGTCAAACAACAGGTCAGGACGCCCGAGTCGCTCCAGTTCGGCCGCGGCGGCGGCGGTGGCGGCGGCATGGGCGGTCCGGGGCGGTTCTAA
- a CDS encoding ArsA family ATPase, with amino-acid sequence MTNIDVEPVDRVDDDAHDDHADADDPEESTELSVDVETRTTDGTDLPDRVDAPEYVLYGGKGGVGKTTMAAATALASAASGVSTLVVSTDPAHSLSDTLGTPVPAEPAQVRDDIPLYASEIDPDEVIEGPFAADEGTGGFDAADRDADDNPFEDDGNGAGGLGGGSGAGPGQGGGAGQNPFGMDMGGMEDVLGDMMGPGSMPGADEAAAMQQLLAYLDDPRFDRVVVDTAPTGHTLRLLELPELMDSMLGRIARMRQQFSGMMDQLKGMFGAGSGQETADLDELRERIERLRTVLRDPERTDFRVVMIPEEMSVVESKRLIDRLDDYEIPVQTLVVNRVMENLADVTTTPVDSEWVVSPNLEECEFCQRRWAVQQRALQRATDLFRGRNVKRVPLLADEVSGEDALRVVAACLA; translated from the coding sequence ATGACGAACATCGACGTCGAACCCGTCGACCGCGTCGACGACGACGCGCACGACGACCACGCTGACGCGGACGACCCGGAGGAGTCGACGGAACTGTCGGTCGACGTGGAGACGCGGACGACCGACGGGACCGACCTCCCCGACCGAGTCGACGCGCCGGAGTACGTCCTCTACGGCGGGAAGGGCGGCGTCGGCAAGACGACGATGGCGGCCGCGACGGCCCTCGCCTCGGCCGCCTCGGGCGTCTCGACGCTCGTCGTCTCGACGGACCCCGCCCACTCGCTCTCGGACACCCTCGGCACCCCGGTCCCCGCCGAACCCGCACAGGTGCGCGACGACATCCCTCTGTACGCCTCCGAGATAGACCCCGACGAGGTCATCGAGGGGCCGTTCGCGGCGGACGAGGGGACGGGCGGGTTCGACGCCGCCGACCGCGACGCCGACGACAACCCGTTCGAGGACGACGGGAACGGCGCGGGCGGACTCGGCGGCGGGTCCGGTGCGGGTCCCGGACAGGGCGGCGGGGCCGGCCAGAATCCCTTCGGGATGGACATGGGCGGCATGGAGGACGTGCTCGGCGACATGATGGGGCCGGGGTCGATGCCCGGCGCGGACGAGGCGGCGGCGATGCAGCAACTGCTCGCGTACCTCGACGATCCCCGGTTCGACCGGGTCGTCGTCGACACCGCGCCGACGGGACACACCCTGCGACTGCTGGAATTGCCCGAACTGATGGACTCGATGCTCGGACGCATCGCCCGCATGCGACAGCAGTTCTCCGGGATGATGGACCAACTGAAGGGGATGTTCGGCGCCGGGTCCGGACAGGAGACGGCCGACTTAGACGAACTCCGCGAGCGAATCGAACGGCTACGGACGGTGCTGCGCGACCCCGAGCGGACGGACTTCCGGGTCGTGATGATACCCGAGGAGATGAGCGTCGTCGAGTCCAAGCGGCTCATCGACCGACTCGACGACTACGAGATTCCGGTGCAGACGCTCGTCGTCAACCGCGTCATGGAGAACCTCGCGGACGTGACGACGACCCCCGTCGACTCCGAGTGGGTGGTCTCGCCGAACCTCGAAGAGTGCGAGTTCTGCCAGCGCCGGTGGGCCGTTCAGCAACGCGCCCTCCAGCGCGCGACGGACCTCTTCCGCGGCCGCAACGTCAAGCGGGTTCCCCTCTTGGCCGACGAGGTGAGCGGGGAGGATGCGCTGCGCGTCGTCGCGGCGTGTCTGGCCTGA
- a CDS encoding PadR family transcriptional regulator, translating into MSEAQTVNGSGLARDLTAFQQNILVILAEEPMYGLAIKRNLEDYYGTEVNHGRLYPNLDDLVEMGLVEKSELDKRTNQYELTEKGHDAVLDRFAWMLDKFVTDETRAGEVRELIDANL; encoded by the coding sequence ATGTCAGAGGCACAAACAGTCAACGGCTCCGGGCTGGCCCGCGACCTGACCGCGTTCCAGCAGAACATCCTCGTCATCCTGGCCGAGGAACCGATGTACGGACTCGCCATCAAGCGCAACCTCGAAGACTACTACGGCACCGAGGTCAACCACGGGCGCCTGTACCCCAACCTCGACGACTTGGTCGAGATGGGGCTGGTCGAGAAGAGCGAACTGGACAAGCGGACGAACCAGTACGAACTAACCGAGAAGGGCCACGACGCGGTGCTGGACCGCTTCGCGTGGATGCTCGACAAGTTCGTCACCGACGAGACGCGCGCCGGCGAAGTGCGCGAACTCATCGACGCGAACCTGTAG
- a CDS encoding pyridoxal phosphate-dependent aminotransferase, translated as MSADETANDEYDEPLFFRVMQYAARADGDVVGMVSGNPDWEPPEALRDGLREYADADSRQFQYPASEGLRSLREEIATRRNVDASRIVVANGTGEANYLAMAGAMERDAGTEFLLTDPVYPYYPGKTTMLGGTATKVPVLESGDPDVAAMREAASPETAAVLVNTPNNPTGAVYDRETVESLLAIAEENDALLIVDEVYDHFDFSGEFESALTLDSDRVVVTTGFSKSMAITGFRVGYAVFPEDLVEAAKTRHMLVNVATTRPGQVAVHRALEETPTEYYEETREMLRERIASFTDALDAAGATYTTPKGAFYVMARFEDFPGTMANVEKLIDEAGVAGMPGEAFGEAYDDWIRFALVTPRADEAAERLADYFA; from the coding sequence ATGAGCGCGGACGAGACGGCCAACGACGAGTACGACGAGCCCCTGTTCTTCCGAGTGATGCAGTACGCGGCGCGCGCCGACGGGGACGTGGTAGGGATGGTGTCGGGCAACCCCGACTGGGAACCGCCCGAGGCGCTGAGAGACGGCCTCCGGGAGTACGCCGACGCCGACTCGCGGCAGTTTCAGTACCCCGCGAGCGAGGGACTCCGCTCCCTGCGCGAGGAGATAGCGACCCGGCGGAACGTCGACGCCTCGCGAATCGTCGTGGCGAACGGGACGGGCGAGGCGAACTACCTCGCGATGGCCGGGGCGATGGAACGCGACGCCGGGACGGAGTTCCTCCTGACCGACCCGGTGTACCCCTACTACCCGGGAAAGACGACGATGCTCGGCGGCACCGCCACGAAGGTGCCCGTGTTGGAGAGCGGCGACCCCGACGTGGCGGCGATGCGGGAGGCGGCCTCCCCGGAGACGGCCGCCGTCCTCGTCAACACGCCGAACAACCCGACGGGCGCGGTGTACGACCGCGAGACGGTCGAGTCGCTGCTCGCTATCGCCGAGGAGAACGACGCCCTCCTCATCGTCGACGAAGTGTACGACCACTTCGACTTCTCGGGGGAGTTCGAGAGCGCCCTCACCCTCGACTCCGACCGCGTCGTCGTCACGACGGGGTTCTCGAAGTCGATGGCGATAACGGGCTTTCGGGTCGGATACGCCGTCTTCCCCGAGGACCTCGTGGAAGCCGCGAAGACGCGCCACATGCTCGTGAACGTCGCCACCACGCGGCCGGGACAGGTCGCCGTCCACCGCGCCCTCGAAGAGACGCCGACCGAGTACTACGAGGAGACGCGCGAGATGCTTCGGGAGCGCATCGCGTCGTTCACCGACGCCCTCGACGCCGCGGGCGCGACGTACACGACGCCGAAGGGGGCGTTCTACGTTATGGCGCGCTTCGAGGATTTCCCGGGAACGATGGCCAACGTGGAGAAACTGATAGACGAGGCGGGCGTCGCGGGGATGCCCGGCGAGGCGTTCGGCGAGGCGTACGACGACTGGATTCGGTTCGCCCTCGTCACGCCGCGCGCCGACGAGGCGGCCGAACGCCTTGCCGACTACTTCGCCTGA
- a CDS encoding DUF7108 family protein has protein sequence MPEETDRGEENRVAEAADRGAPVAEEDETGELPEAAVDAAERLTRLARDAVDENEAAAYRERRDEVLAEHAFRARVRGGDETLVLHPAEWMVDDTVRTDRIDDTDRAYEIPLTGADVDGDWKAVEAHNDDLVDAVEAEHGAVHAANARVFADFMGNHYVRRMDTASRAEVTEFLSEYYPRNAWPSKKQESVVRDSVELVFEVAEADVPEF, from the coding sequence ATGCCTGAAGAGACCGACCGCGGCGAGGAGAACAGAGTGGCGGAGGCGGCCGACCGCGGCGCGCCGGTTGCGGAGGAGGACGAAACGGGCGAACTGCCCGAGGCGGCGGTGGACGCCGCGGAGCGACTCACGCGACTCGCCCGCGACGCCGTCGACGAGAACGAGGCGGCCGCCTACCGGGAGCGACGCGACGAGGTGCTCGCGGAGCACGCGTTCAGAGCGCGCGTCCGGGGCGGCGACGAGACGCTAGTGTTGCATCCCGCCGAGTGGATGGTGGACGACACCGTCCGGACCGACCGCATCGACGACACCGACCGAGCCTACGAGATACCGCTGACGGGCGCGGACGTCGACGGCGACTGGAAGGCCGTCGAGGCGCACAACGACGACCTCGTCGACGCCGTCGAGGCCGAACACGGCGCCGTTCACGCGGCGAACGCCCGCGTCTTCGCGGATTTCATGGGTAACCACTACGTGCGCCGGATGGACACCGCCTCGCGCGCCGAGGTGACGGAGTTTCTGAGCGAGTACTATCCGCGCAACGCGTGGCCGTCGAAAAAACAGGAATCCGTCGTCCGCGACAGCGTCGAACTCGTGTTCGAGGTCGCCGAAGCGGACGTGCCCGAGTTCTGA
- a CDS encoding transcription elongation factor Spt5 — protein sequence MPIFAVKTTARQEQTVADMIANREEEEIHAVLAPDSLTSYVMVEADNNAVINRVLEEIPHARGLVGDGQATSSMAEVEHFLSPTPDVEGIAESDIVELVAGPFKGEKARVQRIDETKDQVTVELYEATVPIPVTVRGDQIRVLDSEER from the coding sequence GTGCCCATCTTTGCCGTAAAGACGACCGCGCGACAGGAGCAAACCGTCGCCGATATGATCGCAAACCGCGAGGAAGAGGAGATTCACGCCGTCCTCGCCCCCGACTCGCTCACGAGTTACGTGATGGTCGAGGCGGACAACAACGCGGTCATCAACCGCGTCTTAGAGGAGATTCCGCACGCCCGCGGCCTCGTCGGCGACGGCCAAGCCACCTCCAGTATGGCCGAAGTCGAGCACTTCCTCTCGCCGACGCCCGACGTTGAGGGCATCGCGGAGAGCGACATCGTCGAACTCGTCGCCGGGCCGTTCAAAGGCGAGAAGGCGCGCGTCCAGCGCATCGACGAGACGAAAGACCAGGTGACGGTCGAACTGTACGAGGCGACGGTCCCGATTCCGGTCACGGTCCGCGGAGACCAGATCCGCGTGCTCGACTCCGAAGAACGCTGA
- a CDS encoding metal-dependent hydrolase, whose product MNKDGHVLNGALLAVGLGVILAVDPTAGPLVEETPSALALTAATRVAELSLPIILGALFPDVDTALGRHRKTLHNLPVLALFVAFPYVFGNLQFVWVGVATHYVLDVVGSKRGIALFYPLSPTEYDLPTGVATSSRWATTVTVVVTAFELAALAVVHYYVFALDTPLSEAAVLLGL is encoded by the coding sequence ATGAACAAAGACGGGCACGTCCTGAACGGCGCGCTGTTGGCGGTGGGGTTGGGCGTCATCCTCGCCGTCGACCCGACGGCCGGCCCTCTCGTCGAGGAGACGCCGTCGGCGCTGGCGCTGACGGCGGCCACGAGAGTCGCGGAACTGTCGCTGCCGATAATCCTCGGCGCCCTGTTCCCGGACGTGGACACGGCGCTCGGCAGGCACCGTAAGACGCTGCACAACCTCCCAGTGCTCGCCCTCTTCGTCGCCTTCCCGTACGTCTTCGGCAACCTCCAGTTCGTCTGGGTGGGCGTGGCGACGCACTACGTCCTCGACGTCGTCGGCTCCAAGCGCGGCATCGCGCTGTTCTACCCGCTGTCCCCGACGGAGTACGACCTGCCGACGGGCGTCGCCACGTCGAGTCGGTGGGCGACGACGGTGACCGTCGTCGTGACGGCGTTCGAACTCGCCGCCCTCGCCGTCGTCCACTACTACGTGTTCGCGTTGGACACGCCGCTCTCGGAGGCGGCCGTGCTGTTGGGGTTGTGA
- a CDS encoding SDR family oxidoreductase, producing MHPKTVLITGCSSGIGRAAALSFLEEDWRVYATARNPADIETLGEKGCELATLDVTEQDDVDRVVDRIVEEEGHITCLVNNAGYGQFGPLEDVPTEQVHRQFDVNVYGPHRLTRAVLPHMRRQGEGTVVNVSSVAGRISFPGGGVYSGSKFALGAMTDALRNEVAEYGVDAVLVEPGPVATNFSDRAAEQVEGTNEIPGIERSGAYESWYDIFEDSQVLGGAGPAAIPPERVAEDIVDAASSTKPRSRYFPGTPARVAALARYLPNSWVDTAYSYLRKLA from the coding sequence GTGCATCCGAAGACGGTTCTCATCACGGGCTGTTCGTCCGGCATCGGTCGCGCCGCAGCGCTGTCGTTCCTGGAGGAGGACTGGCGCGTTTACGCGACGGCCCGCAACCCCGCGGACATCGAGACGCTGGGGGAGAAGGGCTGCGAGTTGGCGACGCTCGACGTGACCGAACAGGACGACGTCGACCGCGTGGTCGACCGCATCGTCGAGGAGGAGGGTCACATCACCTGCCTCGTCAACAACGCGGGTTACGGCCAGTTCGGGCCGCTCGAAGACGTGCCGACCGAACAGGTCCACCGACAGTTCGATGTGAACGTCTACGGCCCCCACCGCCTCACCCGCGCGGTCCTGCCCCACATGCGCCGGCAGGGCGAGGGCACCGTCGTCAACGTCTCCAGCGTCGCCGGGCGCATCTCCTTCCCCGGCGGCGGCGTCTACTCGGGGTCGAAGTTCGCGCTCGGCGCGATGACCGACGCCCTGCGAAACGAGGTTGCCGAGTACGGCGTCGACGCCGTCCTCGTCGAACCCGGTCCGGTGGCGACGAACTTCTCCGACCGCGCGGCCGAACAGGTCGAGGGAACGAACGAGATTCCCGGTATCGAACGCTCCGGGGCGTACGAGTCGTGGTACGACATCTTCGAGGACTCGCAGGTGCTCGGCGGCGCCGGCCCGGCGGCCATCCCGCCCGAACGCGTCGCAGAAGACATCGTCGACGCCGCCTCCTCGACGAAACCGCGGTCGCGCTACTTCCCCGGCACGCCGGCCCGCGTCGCCGCCCTCGCGCGGTACCTGCCGAACTCGTGGGTCGATACGGCGTACAGCTACCTCAGAAAGCTCGCCTGA